From Phragmites australis chromosome 5, lpPhrAust1.1, whole genome shotgun sequence, a single genomic window includes:
- the LOC133919626 gene encoding U-box domain-containing protein 5-like isoform X1 — MENNSSEVMGLSRRKSGPKVHSSMCSELTMMLDKISSILPSIEAARPGCKAGIQELCNLYNIVEKGKLITLHCIECSKLYLAITGETVVARCERIRDSLRRSLFLIQNMVPPALANQISEVHNDLRDVKFVLDSMEEEAGKAILQMLRQSDSTEELELETFLQAASKLGLTSPKAILIERRAIKKLLDKISGTDPKKEGVLKFFLYLIKKYGKSIRPDSGEQNENLQAENQSLTPSITSSDASTHGKYYTAADFQRSEDHSRMSGEAKPPAEFCCPLSTKLMHDPVIITSGQTYEREYIERWFNEGYDTCPRTQVKLENFSMIPNTCMKDLICNWCKEHGFTFSDFIPPSENAYSYLPEQLHSYSMSSLHNISVPLIAGKAGNFVIDHSSSSVALSDASYVSDACHTRDMEEPKEISQFSWNADYQKYLSFHNFNQDMFLRFFHELSMLPVELQGKSIKDFKSILDYENEVLFSMVSNGFVEAFLEFLRNDIGSYSVQAQKAGFQFFLAFLSNGRTKVPSMNEEAFRLITSFLDSELKIEALLMLHELVQHSNCLKSHLMVSAVTPPLFKILASEDTEDLELSLKIICVFSSDADIKSNLISMGIISKLAPIFTEGGFIECCLKILRNLCYMEEATVLITRTDRCLGSVAEYLDTGSPKEREDAVVILLAICSRSVEDCLLVMKEGVIPALVDLSVNGTDEAKSCSIKLLHLLRDMRQSDQFTNSCSQEVTATDVVEDAPDSSVHKQPIAKSSRFFQRKLNIFSKPRSLTLFR, encoded by the exons GTTCACAGCTCAATGTGTAGTGAGCTGACAATGATGTTGGATAAAATTTCTTCTATCCTTCCATCAATAGAGGCAGCTCGACCAGGATGTAAAGCGGGTATACAGGAATTATGCAACTTATACAATATAGTTGAGAAAGGGAAACTCATAACTCTGCATTGCATTGAATGTAGTAAGCTCTACTTG GCTATCACTGGAGAGACAGTTGTAGCAAGATGTGAAAGGATCAGGGACTCACTTAGGCGAAGTTTGTTCCTTATTCAGAATATGGTTCCGCCAGCATTAGCTAATCAG ATTTCCGAAGTCCATAATGATCTCCGGGATGTAAAATTTGTTCTTGATTCGATGGAAGAAGAGGCTGGCAAAGCCATTTTACAGATGCTTCGGCAGTCTGACTCAACTGAAGAACTAGAACTTGAGACATTCCTGCAGGCTGCTTCAAAGTTGGGCCTGACATCTCCTAAAGCAATCTTAATTGAAAGACGAGCAATCAAGAAACTGCTTGACAAGATTAGTGGTACTGATCCCAAAAAGGAGGGGGTCCTTAAGTTTTTTCTGTACCTCATTAAGAAGTATGGAAAGAGCATCAGACCAGACTCTGGTGAGCAAAATGAGAATTTGCAAGCTGAAAATCAGTCTTTAACTCCAAGCATAACTTCTAGTGATGCCAGTACTCATGGAAAATACTACACGGCAGCTGATTTTCAGAGATCCGAGGATCACAGTAGAATGTCTGGAGAAGCTAAACCACCTGCAGAGTTCTGTTGCCCACTTTCAACaaagctaatgcatgatcctgtGATAATAACATCTGGACAGACTTATGAAAGAGAATATATTGAGAGATGGTTCAATGAGGGATATGATACCTGTCCCAGGACACAGGTAAAGCTAGAGAACTTCTCGATGATCCCAAATACCTGCATGAAAGATCTCATTTGCAATTGGTGCAAAGAGCATGGTTTCACATTTTCAGATTTTATTCCTCCAAGCGAAAATGCTTACAGTTACTTACCGGAGCAATTGCATAGTTACTCTATGTCAAGTTTGCACAATATTTCAGTACCTCTCATTGCTGGAAAAGCCGGAAACTTTGTGATTGATCACAGCAGTTCATCTGTTGCATTATCTGATGCCAGTTATGTCTCAGATGCATGCCACACAAGGGACATGGAGGAGCCAAAAGAGATTTCTCAGTTCTCTTGGAACGCAGACTATCAAAAGTATCTATCGTTCCACAACTTCAACCAGGATATGTTCCTGAGGTTCTTTCATGAGCTGTCCATGCTCCCAGTAGAACTACAAGGCAAGTCAATAAAAGATTTCAAGAGCATTCTTGATTATGAAAATGAGGTTTTGTTTTCTATGGTTTCAAATGGATTTGTAGAAGCATTCCTTGAGTTCTTGAGAAATGATATTGGCAGCTACAGTGTACAAGCTCAGAAAGCTggatttcaattttttcttgcttttctttcCAATGGCAG GACTAAGGTTCCATCTATGAACGAAGAAGCATTTCGTCTGATCACATCCTTTCTTGACTCCGAATTGAAAATTGAAGCTCTGTTAATGCTACATGAGCTGGTTCAACACTCAAACTGTCTGAAATCTCATCTGATGGTCTCTGCTGTTACTCCTCCATTGTTCAAAATACTGGCATCTGAAGATACCGAAGACCTTGAACTTTCCTTGAAGATTATCTGTGTGTTTTCATCTGATGCTGATATCAAATCTAACCTAATTTCAATGGGAATAATCTCAAAGCTTGCTCCCATTTTCACTGAAGGAGGCTTCATTGAGTGTTGTTTGAAGATTTTACGGAACTTATGCTACATGGAGGAAGCCACAGTGCTTATTACGAGAACTGATCGATGTCTTGGATCTGTTGCAGAGTATCTAGACACAGGAAGCCCTAAGGAACGAGAGGATGCAGTGGTTATCCTTTTAGCTATATGTTCCCGTAGTGTTGAGGATTGTTTACTTGTAATGAAGGAAGGTGTAATCCCTGCCCTTGTGGACCTGTCAGTGAATGGAACTGATGAAGCGAAAAGTTGTTCAATCAAGCTTCTTCATCTTCTCAGGGATATGAGGCAAAGCGATCAGTTTACTAACTCATGTTCCCAAGAAGTGACTGCCACAGATGTGGTAGAGGATGCTCCAGATAGCTCAGTTCACAAGCAGCCGATAGCAAAGTCATCTCGGTTTTTCCAAAGAAAGCTGAACatcttctcgaaacctcggtcACTTACACTGTTTCGATAA
- the LOC133919626 gene encoding U-box domain-containing protein 5-like isoform X2, with the protein MCSELTMMLDKISSILPSIEAARPGCKAGIQELCNLYNIVEKGKLITLHCIECSKLYLAITGETVVARCERIRDSLRRSLFLIQNMVPPALANQISEVHNDLRDVKFVLDSMEEEAGKAILQMLRQSDSTEELELETFLQAASKLGLTSPKAILIERRAIKKLLDKISGTDPKKEGVLKFFLYLIKKYGKSIRPDSGEQNENLQAENQSLTPSITSSDASTHGKYYTAADFQRSEDHSRMSGEAKPPAEFCCPLSTKLMHDPVIITSGQTYEREYIERWFNEGYDTCPRTQVKLENFSMIPNTCMKDLICNWCKEHGFTFSDFIPPSENAYSYLPEQLHSYSMSSLHNISVPLIAGKAGNFVIDHSSSSVALSDASYVSDACHTRDMEEPKEISQFSWNADYQKYLSFHNFNQDMFLRFFHELSMLPVELQGKSIKDFKSILDYENEVLFSMVSNGFVEAFLEFLRNDIGSYSVQAQKAGFQFFLAFLSNGRTKVPSMNEEAFRLITSFLDSELKIEALLMLHELVQHSNCLKSHLMVSAVTPPLFKILASEDTEDLELSLKIICVFSSDADIKSNLISMGIISKLAPIFTEGGFIECCLKILRNLCYMEEATVLITRTDRCLGSVAEYLDTGSPKEREDAVVILLAICSRSVEDCLLVMKEGVIPALVDLSVNGTDEAKSCSIKLLHLLRDMRQSDQFTNSCSQEVTATDVVEDAPDSSVHKQPIAKSSRFFQRKLNIFSKPRSLTLFR; encoded by the exons ATGTGTAGTGAGCTGACAATGATGTTGGATAAAATTTCTTCTATCCTTCCATCAATAGAGGCAGCTCGACCAGGATGTAAAGCGGGTATACAGGAATTATGCAACTTATACAATATAGTTGAGAAAGGGAAACTCATAACTCTGCATTGCATTGAATGTAGTAAGCTCTACTTG GCTATCACTGGAGAGACAGTTGTAGCAAGATGTGAAAGGATCAGGGACTCACTTAGGCGAAGTTTGTTCCTTATTCAGAATATGGTTCCGCCAGCATTAGCTAATCAG ATTTCCGAAGTCCATAATGATCTCCGGGATGTAAAATTTGTTCTTGATTCGATGGAAGAAGAGGCTGGCAAAGCCATTTTACAGATGCTTCGGCAGTCTGACTCAACTGAAGAACTAGAACTTGAGACATTCCTGCAGGCTGCTTCAAAGTTGGGCCTGACATCTCCTAAAGCAATCTTAATTGAAAGACGAGCAATCAAGAAACTGCTTGACAAGATTAGTGGTACTGATCCCAAAAAGGAGGGGGTCCTTAAGTTTTTTCTGTACCTCATTAAGAAGTATGGAAAGAGCATCAGACCAGACTCTGGTGAGCAAAATGAGAATTTGCAAGCTGAAAATCAGTCTTTAACTCCAAGCATAACTTCTAGTGATGCCAGTACTCATGGAAAATACTACACGGCAGCTGATTTTCAGAGATCCGAGGATCACAGTAGAATGTCTGGAGAAGCTAAACCACCTGCAGAGTTCTGTTGCCCACTTTCAACaaagctaatgcatgatcctgtGATAATAACATCTGGACAGACTTATGAAAGAGAATATATTGAGAGATGGTTCAATGAGGGATATGATACCTGTCCCAGGACACAGGTAAAGCTAGAGAACTTCTCGATGATCCCAAATACCTGCATGAAAGATCTCATTTGCAATTGGTGCAAAGAGCATGGTTTCACATTTTCAGATTTTATTCCTCCAAGCGAAAATGCTTACAGTTACTTACCGGAGCAATTGCATAGTTACTCTATGTCAAGTTTGCACAATATTTCAGTACCTCTCATTGCTGGAAAAGCCGGAAACTTTGTGATTGATCACAGCAGTTCATCTGTTGCATTATCTGATGCCAGTTATGTCTCAGATGCATGCCACACAAGGGACATGGAGGAGCCAAAAGAGATTTCTCAGTTCTCTTGGAACGCAGACTATCAAAAGTATCTATCGTTCCACAACTTCAACCAGGATATGTTCCTGAGGTTCTTTCATGAGCTGTCCATGCTCCCAGTAGAACTACAAGGCAAGTCAATAAAAGATTTCAAGAGCATTCTTGATTATGAAAATGAGGTTTTGTTTTCTATGGTTTCAAATGGATTTGTAGAAGCATTCCTTGAGTTCTTGAGAAATGATATTGGCAGCTACAGTGTACAAGCTCAGAAAGCTggatttcaattttttcttgcttttctttcCAATGGCAG GACTAAGGTTCCATCTATGAACGAAGAAGCATTTCGTCTGATCACATCCTTTCTTGACTCCGAATTGAAAATTGAAGCTCTGTTAATGCTACATGAGCTGGTTCAACACTCAAACTGTCTGAAATCTCATCTGATGGTCTCTGCTGTTACTCCTCCATTGTTCAAAATACTGGCATCTGAAGATACCGAAGACCTTGAACTTTCCTTGAAGATTATCTGTGTGTTTTCATCTGATGCTGATATCAAATCTAACCTAATTTCAATGGGAATAATCTCAAAGCTTGCTCCCATTTTCACTGAAGGAGGCTTCATTGAGTGTTGTTTGAAGATTTTACGGAACTTATGCTACATGGAGGAAGCCACAGTGCTTATTACGAGAACTGATCGATGTCTTGGATCTGTTGCAGAGTATCTAGACACAGGAAGCCCTAAGGAACGAGAGGATGCAGTGGTTATCCTTTTAGCTATATGTTCCCGTAGTGTTGAGGATTGTTTACTTGTAATGAAGGAAGGTGTAATCCCTGCCCTTGTGGACCTGTCAGTGAATGGAACTGATGAAGCGAAAAGTTGTTCAATCAAGCTTCTTCATCTTCTCAGGGATATGAGGCAAAGCGATCAGTTTACTAACTCATGTTCCCAAGAAGTGACTGCCACAGATGTGGTAGAGGATGCTCCAGATAGCTCAGTTCACAAGCAGCCGATAGCAAAGTCATCTCGGTTTTTCCAAAGAAAGCTGAACatcttctcgaaacctcggtcACTTACACTGTTTCGATAA